Proteins co-encoded in one Candida albicans SC5314 chromosome 3, complete sequence genomic window:
- the NUP85 gene encoding Nup85p (Ortholog of S. cerevisiae Nup85; a structural constituent of the nuclear pore; required for alkaline-induced hyphal morphogenesis and for SD or Spider media biofilm formation), whose protein sequence is MPEYTNFESKFDDIDMLEIPEDDDGENSIDNSISSETEGISDSSDSSKSSYDQWSPVAIFKSDKEYIDLSDWLNTQKSLEFKFDVQKYRKGIEKSRPFDEKYILYVNNMFKIIQKLTEDDITRFDLEEDDSPIGLVMDSMGSKAKQVRKFKKIDEALREIIDYLQDLVNSIPKEEQESYDSQCLQHVLYILECFEANNFYFDIQQKPELIIKWVNTFDPKPDPELLNDVIVNTPQPYLHPRFWNTCISQLLTRGLFTQIHEVIEHSQYQELKEKCPELYAVIGDMDTLLSNYTSYSSKGQFTAWKLLACEFRDSLSSVRNESITETKHKLIIDQIYDLACIFTGLPKTISSYCDTWYEVYLALSLYQVRDSNEVYIDYFKTAVSEKPPSDIFDDENENLDGLTEACFLNILENNFLKVLETLHELDPPTTAYLAELMELRFLLRGYYFDVTVTSSASFEDLLNRRIVSEYFLTRHAYDCLNIHELVPVGIGLLLNNVVCTSNNAVSANRKVIATFLPNYICNTNDDLEWALTICANLNLVSTARQLYYQAGLKSLEEGYMYEALNNFVNCYDPTLLSGENHSEGMKKVHYIVWDLIFANCLVHNRPIKDELINNIVDKKVDLNFKIHPVIQQCLAPYAVLKEFYETLPQRDIKLSNKLSKLIHLLKFNYLPKKFVPLLLAQFIPFLSEPNTTFQLPDLVIIIELLDNYESDRNEKELKEGADLYLYSINNIESDADENDWRKLVGKDNLPKDIDSFTRLLRNLIAAKVGKVFI, encoded by the coding sequence ATGCCAGAATATACCAACTTTGAGAGCAAGTTTGATGACATTGACATGCTTGAAATACCTGAGGATGATGATGGGGAAAACAGCATTGATAACTCAATTTCATCTGAAACTGAAGGTATTTCTGATTCTTCCGACTCAAGCAAAAGCAGTTACGACCAATGGAGTCCAGTAGCAATATTCAAATCAGATAAGGAGTACATTGACTTATCAGACTGGTTGAACACTCAAAAATCTTTAGAATTTAAGTTTGATGTTCAAAAGTATAGGAAGGGAATAGAAAAATCTAGACCATTTGATGAGAAATATATCTTGTACGTCAACAACATGttcaaaatcattcaaaaaCTTACTGAGGATGACATCACTAGATTTGACTTGGAGGAAGACGATTCTCCTATAGGCTTGGTTATGGATCTGATGGGATCAAAGGCCAAACAGGTGCggaaattcaaaaagattGATGAAGCATTGAGAGagataattgattatttgcAAGATTTGGTAAATTCTATACCGAAGGAGGAACAAGAATCTTATGATTCCCAATGTTTACAACATGTGTTATATATTTTAGAATGTTTTGAAGCCAACAATTTCTATTTTGATATCCAGCAAAAACCGGAATTGATTATCAAGTGGGTAAATACTTTTGATCCCAAACCGGACCCAGAATTGTTGAATGACGTTATTGTGAACACACCACAACCTTATTTGCATCCTCGGTTTTGGAACACTTGTATATCTCAGCTTCTTACAAGAGGATTGTTTACTCAGATTCACGAAGTAATTGAGCATTCACAGTACCAGGAATTAAAGGAAAAGTGTCCGGAATTGTATGCTGTGATTGGTGACATGGATACTTTGTTATCGAATTACACTTCCTACTCCTCCAAGGGACAATTTACCGCATGGAAGCTTTTGGCATGTGAATTCCGCGATTCTTTGTCATCAGTGAGAAATGAAAGTATCACCGAAACTAAGcacaaattgattatagATCAAATTTACGATTTGGCATGCATTTTTACAGGATTACCTAAAACTATTTCTAGCTATTGCGATACATGGTATGAAGTGTATTTGGCATTATCGTTGTACCAAGTACGAGACAGCAACGAAGTTTATATTGATTACTTTAAAACAGCTGTTTCCGAAAAGCCGCCTTCGGACATATTTGATGACGAAAACGAGAACTTAGACGGGTTAACCGAAGCATGctttttgaatattttggaaaataacTTTTTGAAAGTTTTAGAAACTTTACATGAGTTGGATCCTCCAACAACAGCTTATTTGGCCGAGCTAATGGAATTGAGGTTTTTACTTAGAGGCTACTACTTCGATGTCACTGTGACCTCTTCAGCAAGTTTTGAAGATTTACTTAATAGGAGGATAGTATCTGAGTACTTCTTAACTAGACATGCATACGACTGTTTAAATATTCATGAATTGGTACCAGTGGGTATTGGTCTTCTATTGAATAACGTAGTATGCACGTCCAACAATGCTGTTTCTGCCAACAGAAAAGTTATCGCGACATTTTTACCCAACTATATCTGTAATACTAATGATGATCTTGAATGGGCCTTGACTATATGTgccaatttgaatttggtgTCGACGGCTAGACAATTGTACTATCAGGCTGGTTTGAAGTCTTTGGAAGAAGGTTACATGTACGAAgcattgaataattttgtCAATTGCTACGATCCAACATTATTGAGTGGTGAAAATCACAGTGAAGGTATGAAGAAAGTGCATTATATTGTGTGGGATTTAATATTTGCAAATTGTCTTGTTCATAACCGACCAATAAAGGATGAActaatcaacaacatcgTTGACAAGAAAGTTGAtcttaatttcaaaatacaCCCTGTCATTCAACAATGTCTTGCTCCATATGCTGTATTGAAGGAGTTTTATGAAACATTACCACAAAGGGATATAAAGCTCTCTAATAAACTTTCGAAATTGATTCATCTATTAAAATTCAACTACttgccaaaaaaatttgttccATTGTTACTAGCACAATTTATTCCGTTTTTAAGTGAACCAAACACAACTTTCCAGTTGCCTGATttggttattattattgaattgcTTGACAACTACGAAAGCGATAGAAATGAGAAAGAACTTAAAGAGGGTGCCGATTTGTATTTGTActcaattaataatattgagTCAGATGCTGATGAAAACGACTGGCGAAAACTAGTGGGTAAAGACAATTTGCCAAAAGATATTGATCTGTTCACAAGATTGTTGAGAAACCTAATTGCAGCAAAGGTTGGTAAAGTGTTTATATAG